One Helianthus annuus cultivar XRQ/B chromosome 7, HanXRQr2.0-SUNRISE, whole genome shotgun sequence genomic region harbors:
- the LOC110892387 gene encoding uncharacterized protein LOC110892387: protein MVLLKVSPSKGVARFGKHGKLNPRYIGPFRILERVGSIAYKLELPAELNGVHDTFHVSNLMKSQTQETVVIPTDELHIDDTLHFTEEPVDIVDWKVNKTRRSSVKLVKVCWNARHGPEFTWEREDRLKAKYPHLFPNFPAAHSKA, encoded by the coding sequence atggttttgttaaaagtTTCACCTTCGAAAGGTGTGGCGCGTTTTGGGAAGCATGGTAAGTTAAACCCACGATATATCGGGccattcagaattttggaaagggTTGGTTCGATAGCTTACAAGTTGGAGCTGCCAGCGGAACTAaacggtgttcatgatacatttcatgtatctaatctgatGAAAAGTCAAACTCAAGAGACAGTGGTCATCCCTACGGATGAATTACACATTGACGATACACTCCACTTCACCGAAGAACCCGTTGATATTgtagattggaaagttaacaagactcGGAGGAGTAGTGTTAAGCTTGTCAAGGTTTGTTGGAACGCACgtcacggcccagagtttacttgggagcgtgaagatcgtTTGAAAGCAAAATACCCACATTTGTTCCCTAACTTCCCTGCAGCTCATAGCAAAGCTTAA